In a genomic window of Novosphingobium sp. KA1:
- a CDS encoding SLOG family protein: MSRPSSIDRFADLKTLYAEMTATPEFRAAFGDPMPLTICEPGAAAAEHEMPEPLAAQADCGGVIAAIFDLFTGTRLEPLAPEIAWGFVNSFHFVAGKLERREDALADEIGEMARSPDMSEVFTGQLEEKQLLCRSTAEQREAVECMRDYAAEMYRALSGWPWSPARGSRVSPASSASQITAQDFLRQRALAARERHLPQGPIVVFSGPAQWDDWTPIWERLDQIRTRVPTMTLVTTGQRKGADAIAAAWAARPEIAVPVVAYGLYGTGRKVAFTRNRKLVELRPVEAVLCEGSGLQANLYQLLRKAGVPIHAFRKTEQAGALGAPRIQRPRLHVAA; the protein is encoded by the coding sequence ATGTCCCGTCCTTCTTCTATCGATCGCTTTGCTGACCTCAAAACCCTCTATGCCGAAATGACCGCGACACCGGAGTTCCGTGCGGCCTTCGGCGATCCGATGCCGCTCACCATCTGCGAACCGGGAGCAGCTGCGGCCGAGCACGAAATGCCCGAGCCGCTGGCCGCGCAAGCGGACTGCGGCGGGGTCATCGCAGCGATCTTCGATCTCTTCACCGGCACCCGTCTCGAACCGCTTGCTCCCGAGATCGCATGGGGCTTCGTCAACTCGTTCCACTTCGTTGCCGGAAAGCTCGAGCGGCGCGAGGATGCCCTCGCCGACGAGATCGGCGAGATGGCCCGCTCCCCCGACATGAGCGAGGTCTTCACCGGCCAGCTCGAGGAGAAGCAGCTGCTTTGCCGCTCGACCGCCGAGCAGCGCGAGGCGGTCGAATGCATGCGCGACTATGCCGCCGAGATGTACCGGGCACTGTCGGGCTGGCCGTGGTCGCCAGCGCGCGGCAGCAGGGTCTCGCCGGCCTCCTCGGCAAGTCAGATCACCGCGCAGGACTTCCTGCGCCAGCGGGCATTGGCGGCGCGGGAACGTCACTTGCCGCAGGGACCGATCGTGGTCTTCTCGGGCCCTGCGCAGTGGGATGACTGGACGCCGATCTGGGAACGGCTCGACCAGATCCGAACCCGCGTTCCGACCATGACGCTGGTGACTACCGGGCAGCGCAAGGGCGCTGATGCGATCGCTGCGGCATGGGCGGCGCGGCCCGAGATCGCGGTGCCAGTGGTTGCCTATGGGCTCTATGGCACAGGGCGCAAGGTTGCCTTCACACGTAACCGCAAGCTGGTGGAGTTGAGGCCGGTCGAGGCGGTCCTTTGCGAAGGGTCGGGGCTGCAGGCCAACCTCTACCAGCTTCTGCGCAAGGCCGGGGTACCGATCCATGCTTTCCGCAAGACGGAGCAGGCCGGCGCCCTCGGGGCGCCGCGCATTCAACGTCCCAGACTTCACGTCGCTGCCTGA
- a CDS encoding DUF736 domain-containing protein — translation MNIGEFQLRNGRLMGSIATRTIDLPHLGLRPVESQNDRAPVFEIVALNVGNRWVQIGALWEAVARNSTGEAFLQGSIDDPSLPEPLPIALFGSEQEGLRVAWRRPQRRDDFGPAIRSGRREYEGGNDEGPMGAGPGGGFGDSTADEAGSLSGGLAGELDDEIAF, via the coding sequence ATGAATATTGGTGAATTCCAACTGCGCAATGGTCGTCTCATGGGTTCGATTGCGACCCGGACCATCGATCTGCCCCACCTGGGCCTGCGTCCCGTCGAAAGCCAGAACGATCGTGCGCCGGTCTTCGAGATCGTCGCGCTCAATGTCGGCAATCGCTGGGTCCAGATCGGGGCGCTGTGGGAAGCCGTCGCGCGCAATAGCACCGGCGAAGCCTTCCTCCAGGGCTCGATCGATGATCCCAGCCTTCCCGAACCCCTGCCGATCGCACTGTTCGGCAGCGAGCAGGAAGGGCTTCGCGTCGCATGGCGCCGGCCCCAGCGGCGCGACGACTTCGGTCCCGCGATCCGCTCCGGTCGGCGCGAATATGAAGGTGGGAACGACGAGGGTCCGATGGGAGCCGGTCCCGGAGGCGGCTTCGGCGATAGCACCGCCGATGAAGCGGGGTCGCTCTCGGGCGGACTGGCAGGCGAGCTCGACGACGAGATCGCCTTCTGA
- a CDS encoding DUF932 domain-containing protein, which translates to MTNPSIAPAGQPGAPYRVDISRGENISRVSSEWFARPADERFLSLRDLYANVLARSEAATTRIVESRSIEVRAEAGDADRLTLLAPGCAEPLAPTNWSFGQLCSLVGAPGAYLRGLPAALAGINLQHGLLSHRGEHVKMLETHDGRTELRAVTGPDYGRIWDHELVAAVMRIAGNGTGDTQWKVPGVLDWSTMSYNPHVDVSSETTTLYASDRDVFLFLVDDTNPIEAGKLQNGEPDLYFKGFYCWNSEVGSKTLGIATFYLRAVCMNRNLWGVENFQEINIRHSKFAANRFAEQAAPALANFANSSARGFVEGVQTARSRIVARTDDERGSFLRARGFSKADTGRIIAAVLEEEGHPATSLYDFVQGITAVARSKPHQDDRLDYESKARRLLERAS; encoded by the coding sequence ATGACCAATCCAAGCATTGCTCCGGCGGGCCAGCCCGGAGCACCTTATCGCGTCGACATTAGCAGGGGCGAGAACATTTCGCGTGTATCGTCGGAATGGTTCGCACGTCCTGCCGATGAGCGCTTCCTTTCGCTCCGGGACCTCTATGCCAATGTCCTGGCACGGTCCGAGGCTGCGACCACCCGGATCGTCGAGAGCCGTTCGATCGAAGTCCGCGCAGAAGCGGGCGATGCCGACCGATTGACGCTGCTTGCACCGGGCTGTGCCGAACCGCTCGCTCCGACAAACTGGTCCTTCGGGCAGCTCTGCAGCCTTGTCGGCGCTCCGGGTGCCTATCTCAGGGGGCTTCCGGCAGCGCTTGCCGGGATAAACCTGCAGCACGGCCTGCTCTCGCACCGCGGCGAACATGTGAAAATGCTTGAAACGCACGATGGCCGGACCGAGCTTCGCGCTGTCACCGGTCCGGACTACGGCCGGATCTGGGACCATGAACTGGTCGCGGCAGTCATGCGCATAGCCGGTAACGGCACCGGCGACACGCAGTGGAAAGTGCCGGGCGTTCTCGACTGGTCGACGATGTCCTATAACCCTCACGTCGATGTCAGCAGCGAGACTACGACACTCTACGCCTCGGATCGCGACGTTTTCCTGTTCCTCGTCGATGACACCAACCCGATCGAGGCAGGCAAGCTGCAGAACGGGGAGCCGGACCTCTATTTCAAAGGGTTCTATTGCTGGAATAGCGAGGTCGGGTCCAAAACCCTTGGCATTGCGACTTTTTACCTTCGAGCTGTCTGTATGAACCGAAACCTCTGGGGGGTCGAGAACTTCCAGGAAATCAATATTCGCCATTCGAAGTTTGCCGCCAACCGCTTTGCCGAACAGGCGGCGCCGGCGCTGGCAAATTTCGCCAATTCATCGGCACGCGGCTTCGTGGAAGGCGTGCAGACGGCGCGCAGTCGTATTGTTGCCCGAACCGACGATGAGCGCGGCTCATTCCTTCGCGCAAGGGGGTTCTCAAAAGCCGATACCGGCAGGATCATCGCGGCTGTTCTGGAGGAGGAGGGGCACCCGGCAACCTCGCTATACGATTTCGTTCAGGGCATCACTGCCGTGGCACGCTCCAAACCCCATCAGGACGACCGTCTCGACTACGAGAGCAAGGCACGCCGGTTGCTCGAACGCGCAAGCTGA
- a CDS encoding lytic transglycosylase domain-containing protein, which produces MIGKSAKLAFAPLLFAAAIFPGGTEARAVVNLEQEALIGRCIHEAASGRAWLERTLWGLRDQEAGWIGAEVANTNGTHDLGPMQINTWWLSKLSALISKPPEIVRIWLIHDACFNVQMARWIFLTELSANRDYWRAIGAYHSPTDWRRRDYALSVSKKLKARFGTN; this is translated from the coding sequence GTGATCGGTAAATCTGCCAAATTGGCATTCGCCCCATTGCTTTTTGCCGCGGCCATATTTCCAGGTGGCACCGAGGCGCGTGCGGTCGTGAACCTGGAGCAGGAAGCCCTGATCGGTCGATGCATTCACGAGGCGGCGTCGGGGCGCGCGTGGTTGGAGCGGACGCTCTGGGGCCTGCGTGATCAAGAAGCAGGGTGGATCGGCGCGGAGGTTGCGAACACTAATGGGACCCATGATCTTGGCCCGATGCAGATCAATACCTGGTGGCTTTCAAAACTCTCTGCTCTCATCAGCAAGCCTCCCGAGATCGTAAGGATCTGGCTCATCCACGATGCCTGCTTCAATGTTCAAATGGCGCGCTGGATATTTCTGACTGAGCTCAGCGCAAATCGCGATTATTGGAGGGCAATTGGCGCGTATCACAGTCCGACCGATTGGAGGCGCCGCGACTATGCGCTCTCGGTCTCTAAAAAGCTGAAAGCGCGGTTCGGTACGAATTGA
- the mobF gene encoding MobF family relaxase → MIHPRRLKGTPKNLARYYAVGDYYTKGEGEHSQWGGLIADELGLSGKVDPAVMRDLLAGKIGDVQLGRRKRDGTIEHHPGWDFAVNAPKSVSITALVMGDERIVAAHEAAVTEALGYLEEHATLRRRSDGEVVHESTGRLVYARFTEHASRELDPHLHTHVVIMNITNRGAGEQMVSLETRAMYAEQMVAGQIYRNELAHRIRELGYDVDFDPRRGLFEIRGVPKDLVNEMSQRAEQIEAHAKEHGLEGQAARRKSFYETRGAKARATLEDLRGQWSARLGTYREVLEGVKETAEGRGPRTLEPSPAVSARAMLFGLRHSEGREAVNNLGQLLRAGLASHLGEVRLSDIRPLAEEHEGRRKLLKAQQPTGDLVLTRGRTTRRTARLELALSDHLALALNDASPLAQDARLVEAGVEHGLTPAQQAGLLHLGTSPDRLVGVHGVAGAGKSTLVGALRRASDERFAMIALAPTSSAAAELGGRAGIESRTVASLLARGGRGLDENSVLILDEAGQLGNRQAIRLLELSRLSGARLIMLGDNRQTGAIEQGKPFWLMQQLGLSRVDLMQSVRQETRAMKAAVALARSGDYAGSLANLDKVLTQEKPEELAQSLVREWTRLKPETRTTTNILVLDNATRLIVNTKVREALRTEGAIGAEDARLSVLTPAGLSDAEKRYARFYSRGQVLTFSRGDARLGIAHDGEYRVVRMVMDDYDRQVLELADEHGRIVRWSPRLGKPQRVNVFNVEDRELTRGDRIQWRLVNHDLDIKNAERGTVETLEGSRATIRWDRDGRRQSIDLAQHKTWDHGYAETIYAAQSKTYDRVYVLAPLGSPLVNGKNYYTAITRARFGVKLWTQDRDKLAELLTVRSGEKTSALEGLGRVERDSLKGRAPRHSERWERMRQEQAADRRQRALRLAAQRGSAGQGARGGLAAGLAERGRYAAAFLDAWLQSIFTQGRPADFGAGTQARSDKAIEPAPNKNGERRDR, encoded by the coding sequence ATGATCCATCCCCGCCGCCTCAAGGGTACGCCGAAGAACCTCGCGCGCTACTACGCTGTCGGGGATTACTACACGAAAGGGGAGGGTGAGCATTCGCAGTGGGGCGGGCTGATCGCCGATGAGCTTGGTCTCTCCGGCAAGGTGGATCCTGCTGTGATGCGTGATCTGCTGGCGGGCAAGATCGGCGATGTGCAACTGGGGCGCCGAAAACGCGACGGTACCATCGAGCATCATCCCGGCTGGGACTTTGCGGTCAATGCGCCGAAGTCTGTTTCGATCACGGCGCTTGTCATGGGGGATGAGAGGATCGTTGCCGCTCATGAGGCGGCGGTGACCGAGGCCTTGGGTTACCTCGAGGAGCACGCAACCCTACGCCGCCGCAGCGACGGGGAGGTGGTCCACGAGAGCACGGGGCGCCTCGTCTATGCCCGTTTCACGGAGCATGCCTCTCGTGAGCTTGACCCCCACCTCCATACCCATGTGGTCATCATGAATATTACGAACAGGGGGGCAGGGGAGCAGATGGTAAGCCTCGAAACACGGGCGATGTACGCCGAGCAGATGGTTGCCGGGCAGATCTATCGTAATGAGCTCGCTCACCGGATCCGAGAGCTCGGCTATGATGTTGATTTCGATCCCAGGCGAGGGCTGTTCGAGATCCGCGGAGTCCCCAAGGATCTGGTGAATGAGATGTCGCAGCGCGCCGAGCAGATCGAGGCTCATGCGAAGGAGCATGGGCTCGAAGGCCAGGCTGCACGGCGCAAATCGTTTTACGAAACCCGCGGGGCAAAGGCGCGCGCAACCCTTGAGGATCTTCGAGGCCAATGGAGCGCACGCCTCGGAACATACCGGGAGGTGCTCGAGGGGGTTAAGGAGACAGCCGAAGGGCGTGGCCCACGCACGTTGGAGCCATCCCCTGCTGTCTCGGCCCGCGCCATGTTGTTCGGCTTGCGCCATTCCGAAGGCAGGGAAGCGGTCAACAACCTCGGACAGCTCTTGCGGGCGGGGCTCGCCTCGCACCTAGGGGAAGTTCGCCTTTCCGATATCCGGCCTCTTGCCGAGGAGCACGAGGGGCGGCGCAAGCTGCTGAAGGCGCAGCAGCCCACAGGCGATCTGGTGCTGACCCGTGGGCGCACGACGCGCAGGACCGCTCGCCTTGAGCTGGCCCTATCCGATCACCTGGCTCTGGCCTTGAACGATGCCTCCCCGCTAGCGCAGGACGCCCGGCTGGTCGAAGCGGGCGTAGAACACGGCCTCACCCCGGCGCAGCAGGCAGGCCTGCTCCATCTTGGCACAAGCCCGGATCGCCTAGTCGGTGTCCATGGCGTCGCCGGCGCCGGTAAGTCGACACTCGTGGGAGCGCTCCGCCGGGCCAGCGACGAGCGATTCGCCATGATCGCCCTGGCCCCAACCTCGTCCGCGGCGGCCGAACTTGGTGGGCGGGCCGGGATCGAGAGCCGTACCGTCGCCAGTCTTCTCGCGCGGGGAGGGCGAGGGCTGGACGAGAACTCGGTGCTCATCCTCGATGAGGCCGGGCAGCTTGGCAACCGGCAAGCCATACGCCTGCTGGAACTGAGCCGGCTTTCGGGCGCGCGGCTCATCATGCTTGGCGACAATCGTCAGACGGGTGCCATCGAGCAGGGCAAGCCTTTCTGGCTGATGCAGCAGCTGGGCTTGTCGCGGGTCGATCTCATGCAGTCCGTCCGCCAGGAAACCAGGGCGATGAAAGCCGCGGTCGCGCTCGCTCGTAGCGGCGACTACGCCGGGTCGCTTGCTAATCTCGACAAGGTCCTCACGCAGGAGAAACCCGAGGAACTCGCGCAAAGTCTGGTTCGGGAATGGACGAGGCTCAAACCCGAAACCCGAACCACTACCAACATCCTGGTGCTGGATAACGCTACGCGGCTAATCGTGAACACGAAGGTGCGCGAGGCGCTTCGGACCGAGGGAGCGATCGGCGCGGAGGATGCGCGTCTTTCGGTGCTGACGCCGGCCGGGCTGTCCGATGCGGAGAAGCGCTATGCCCGGTTCTACAGCCGCGGGCAGGTTCTGACATTTTCGCGCGGCGATGCCCGCCTGGGAATTGCCCACGATGGTGAATACCGCGTCGTCCGAATGGTCATGGATGATTACGACCGGCAAGTGCTGGAACTTGCCGACGAGCATGGCCGTATCGTTCGCTGGAGTCCGCGCCTCGGCAAGCCGCAGCGGGTCAACGTGTTCAATGTGGAGGACCGGGAGCTAACGCGCGGTGATCGTATCCAGTGGCGCCTGGTGAACCACGATCTCGACATCAAGAATGCCGAGCGGGGAACGGTCGAGACGCTAGAAGGCAGCCGGGCAACGATCCGATGGGATCGGGATGGCAGGCGCCAGTCGATCGACCTAGCCCAACACAAGACGTGGGACCACGGGTACGCGGAGACCATTTATGCGGCCCAGTCGAAGACCTATGACAGGGTCTACGTGTTGGCGCCACTTGGCTCGCCGCTGGTGAACGGCAAGAACTACTACACCGCGATTACCCGGGCGCGCTTCGGCGTGAAACTCTGGACCCAGGATCGGGACAAGCTCGCCGAGTTGCTGACCGTGAGGTCGGGTGAAAAGACCTCCGCCCTGGAGGGGCTGGGCCGCGTCGAGCGCGACAGCCTGAAGGGCAGGGCGCCGCGCCATTCGGAGCGATGGGAGCGCATGAGACAGGAACAGGCAGCGGATCGCCGCCAGCGCGCGCTACGCCTCGCTGCGCAAAGGGGCTCGGCAGGCCAGGGCGCGCGTGGCGGCCTTGCTGCGGGCCTCGCCGAGCGCGGCAGATACGCTGCGGCCTTCCTCGACGCTTGGCTCCAATCGATCTTCACCCAGGGGCGCCCGGCAGATTTCGGCGCCGGCACGCAGGCCCGATCAGACAAAGCAATCGAACCCGCCCCCAACAAGAACGGAGAGCGCCGTGATCGGTAA
- a CDS encoding DUF6117 family protein: MAIPRAFRRNFETLRRAAREGNLALLECTCAHTGDRRYVICAVGHDEKGFVFTPFGHLHDGNPFEAYIPPAS, encoded by the coding sequence ATGGCCATTCCACGCGCCTTCCGCCGCAATTTCGAAACCCTGCGCCGTGCGGCGCGCGAGGGCAATCTCGCGCTCCTCGAATGCACCTGCGCCCACACCGGAGATCGGCGCTACGTCATCTGCGCCGTGGGACATGACGAGAAGGGCTTCGTCTTCACGCCCTTCGGACATCTCCACGACGGCAATCCCTTCGAGGCCTATATCCCGCCTGCGTCCTGA
- a CDS encoding MucR family transcriptional regulator, with protein sequence MSETEQPELARLTVELLSAYVANNSVPSDALPALIESTRAALAGEAAAKAEAEAKALEHKPAVSIEDSLASPDHILSMIDGKPYKALKRHLSNKGLTPEEYRARYKLPADYPLVSQSYSEQRRKFAKENGLGGRKSAAPAAAAPTKVATPKAGSKAAAAKPAAAPKAAAAAPAAEAGTAKPVTAKAQGKAPAKSAKPAPAKSAPTKPAAAKSAASKPAAKPVAAPVANAAPVTETATVDAAAGKAPVRPKAATQSGAKSGAKSGAKSGAKSGGKPSTKSPSKSSDKSSGRRMARPASSGAPAVQSSPAVPAPAAAKDRKKLGIKVPSADGEASSSPQPKAQAAKAPAAKAAKPATAKARPARSGAAKPAKPAAKAEPEAKTPVEGAPAVVPAEVEKASTAG encoded by the coding sequence ATGTCCGAGACCGAGCAGCCAGAACTGGCACGCCTTACCGTAGAATTGCTGAGCGCCTATGTTGCCAACAATTCTGTTCCCAGCGATGCGCTCCCAGCTCTTATCGAGTCCACCCGCGCGGCGCTTGCCGGCGAAGCGGCAGCAAAGGCAGAAGCCGAAGCAAAGGCCCTCGAGCACAAGCCGGCCGTATCGATCGAGGACAGTCTTGCCTCGCCCGATCACATCCTGAGCATGATCGACGGCAAGCCCTACAAGGCGCTGAAGCGTCATCTCTCCAACAAGGGCCTCACGCCCGAAGAGTACCGCGCCCGCTACAAGTTGCCGGCAGATTACCCGCTGGTGTCGCAGAGCTACTCCGAGCAGCGCCGCAAGTTTGCCAAGGAAAACGGTCTGGGCGGACGCAAGAGCGCAGCACCTGCCGCCGCCGCACCAACCAAGGTAGCAACACCCAAGGCAGGGTCCAAGGCAGCCGCCGCGAAGCCTGCCGCTGCGCCGAAGGCGGCAGCGGCCGCGCCGGCAGCAGAAGCCGGCACAGCCAAACCGGTGACCGCGAAGGCACAGGGCAAGGCTCCCGCCAAGAGCGCCAAGCCCGCACCGGCTAAATCGGCACCGACAAAGCCCGCAGCAGCAAAGTCGGCAGCGTCCAAGCCGGCCGCAAAGCCTGTCGCAGCCCCGGTTGCCAATGCGGCGCCCGTCACTGAGACTGCCACGGTCGATGCGGCTGCCGGCAAGGCCCCGGTAAGGCCCAAGGCAGCGACCCAGTCCGGGGCCAAGTCTGGGGCCAAGTCTGGGGCCAAGTCTGGGGCCAAGTCTGGCGGCAAGCCTTCGACCAAGTCCCCGAGCAAGTCTTCCGACAAGTCCAGCGGACGGCGCATGGCGCGCCCGGCGAGCAGCGGGGCACCGGCGGTGCAGTCGAGCCCGGCGGTGCCCGCCCCGGCCGCCGCGAAGGACCGCAAGAAGCTGGGCATCAAGGTACCTTCGGCAGACGGCGAAGCCTCGTCCTCGCCGCAGCCCAAGGCGCAAGCCGCAAAGGCTCCCGCCGCCAAGGCGGCAAAGCCTGCTACGGCCAAGGCGCGCCCGGCCAGGAGCGGCGCCGCCAAGCCGGCCAAGCCCGCAGCAAAGGCTGAGCCGGAAGCCAAGACGCCGGTAGAAGGTGCTCCTGCCGTGGTGCCGGCCGAAGTGGAAAAGGCATCCACGGCCGGCTGA
- a CDS encoding DUF2493 domain-containing protein codes for MTKALRISRSFTEIADLIAENEGQIADSFAAAFADGGCEVRLAASDECVSAEMPDPREVQLAIEMMVTTLFDVLRDTRLEPLGERIAWGVVQSFHKVAGGLEGEADHAARKLGDLVRENDGSEVANAGIEEAQTLCHGLDEAVEAMACMRDHAAQMFHAETGHPWSSPRATLTSGKRTASVIAAADFLAARRAKRIEAQAPSGPIVLFSGGQIWEDHARIWGELDAIRARIPAMVLATTAQDKGCDAIAAAWAARSGIKLVTFTLDRRLGKRAGFARNEAMMRLRPVEAVVCEGSGLQSHLARLVRDGGVPAHFIAQDASRTRHRV; via the coding sequence ATGACCAAGGCTTTAAGGATTTCCCGCAGCTTCACCGAGATTGCCGATCTGATTGCCGAGAACGAGGGACAGATCGCTGACAGCTTCGCCGCCGCCTTTGCAGATGGGGGATGCGAAGTTCGGCTTGCCGCAAGCGACGAATGCGTGAGCGCCGAAATGCCCGATCCGCGCGAGGTGCAACTGGCGATCGAGATGATGGTGACGACGCTTTTCGACGTGCTGCGCGATACCCGCCTCGAGCCGCTTGGCGAGCGCATTGCATGGGGCGTCGTGCAGAGCTTCCACAAGGTCGCGGGCGGGCTCGAGGGAGAGGCGGATCACGCGGCAAGGAAGCTCGGCGATCTCGTGCGCGAAAACGACGGCAGCGAGGTCGCGAATGCCGGGATCGAGGAGGCGCAGACGCTCTGCCACGGTCTCGACGAGGCGGTGGAAGCGATGGCCTGCATGCGCGATCACGCAGCGCAGATGTTTCACGCCGAGACCGGTCATCCGTGGTCTTCCCCACGCGCCACGCTGACGTCGGGTAAGCGCACGGCGTCTGTTATTGCCGCCGCCGACTTCCTTGCCGCCCGGCGCGCGAAGCGGATCGAGGCACAGGCACCGAGCGGACCGATCGTGCTCTTCTCGGGAGGTCAGATCTGGGAAGACCACGCCCGGATCTGGGGGGAACTCGACGCGATCCGCGCCCGCATTCCCGCGATGGTTCTGGCCACCACCGCGCAGGACAAGGGCTGCGATGCGATAGCGGCGGCATGGGCGGCGCGCTCGGGGATCAAGCTCGTGACGTTCACGCTCGACCGCAGGTTGGGCAAGCGCGCGGGCTTTGCGCGCAACGAGGCGATGATGCGGCTCAGGCCCGTGGAAGCGGTGGTCTGCGAAGGCTCGGGGCTGCAGTCGCACCTTGCGCGGCTGGTGCGGGACGGCGGCGTGCCCGCGCACTTCATCGCGCAGGATGCGAGCAGGACGCGCCACCGCGTGTGA
- a CDS encoding type IV secretion system DNA-binding domain-containing protein produces MSIFRHDTLGSWTRGGQATVHNVRMTTQVFYQTCLAGLVVWIGGIVWYALERSSAYERFVLAKVGQALVMGDTVPGNATPILFHTESGEPYWTTPARLMDAEVARDTLRAFEGYLLHGAAISGVFALGMLLWAWFYFTRTGRGLGSNQFLRGAQFGTIRQVRRALWAQARGSFEIGGVRVPDAFEPEHILICGAPGTGKTNIIVKMLAGIRTAGRRAIVYDTAGTFVEKFYRPGIDVLLNPLDVRSDRWSPWVDVPRDYHYDQIAESTIPDKSGDPFWAKAARGTLVAVMRKLARQERTLVSILLDTLLRSKLKDLAAFAAGTDAAAFISTEGERTSAGIQAELASVLRSFSYLDDTADGLSIRDWVANEKDDSWLFISVKADQLPSLRPLITVWLDIAISAIMSLAPDRNRRLYCVIDELPSLHKLPSLSDFLARARKYGGCGVLGYQSYPQLEATYGIQDAAAITGYCSTWVALRANDTPTAKHVSENLGQVEQVEANEGMSYGVNDMRDGVNLSRMQVTRPLVMHTEVTNLPNLVGYLRFGRDLPVVRFEDSFHKVPSVAFAFEEKLDPPLRLAVQEEPLAPDLVAPEVPLPPKRGSAKRRQSSTVDAAASPMLPLDVVAAPQSEQPSQGGNREAEPAPAESATQALILLGKPADFRLHQHGRRTGTRDAARPA; encoded by the coding sequence GTGAGCATCTTTCGGCATGACACGCTCGGGTCCTGGACCCGGGGCGGGCAGGCCACCGTCCATAACGTTCGCATGACCACACAGGTCTTCTATCAGACCTGCCTTGCCGGGCTGGTCGTCTGGATCGGCGGGATCGTGTGGTATGCGCTCGAACGCTCCAGCGCGTACGAGCGCTTTGTCCTTGCCAAGGTCGGACAGGCTCTCGTGATGGGAGATACGGTTCCGGGTAATGCCACCCCCATCCTGTTCCACACCGAAAGCGGTGAGCCCTACTGGACGACACCGGCGCGGCTCATGGACGCCGAGGTTGCCAGGGACACGTTGCGGGCTTTCGAAGGATACCTCCTTCACGGGGCTGCCATCTCCGGCGTCTTTGCCCTCGGCATGCTGCTCTGGGCATGGTTCTACTTCACCCGAACGGGGAGGGGGCTGGGTTCCAACCAGTTCCTGCGAGGGGCACAGTTCGGCACCATCAGGCAGGTGCGCCGGGCGCTCTGGGCGCAGGCGCGGGGCAGCTTCGAAATCGGCGGTGTGCGTGTGCCCGATGCCTTCGAGCCGGAGCACATCCTGATCTGCGGGGCGCCCGGGACCGGAAAGACCAACATCATCGTCAAGATGCTGGCGGGGATCCGTACGGCCGGTCGCCGGGCGATCGTCTACGACACGGCAGGCACATTCGTGGAGAAGTTCTACCGGCCCGGGATCGACGTCCTGCTGAACCCGCTGGACGTGCGATCGGACCGATGGTCGCCCTGGGTCGATGTTCCGCGCGATTACCACTACGACCAGATCGCCGAGTCCACGATCCCCGATAAGTCAGGCGATCCGTTCTGGGCCAAGGCCGCGCGTGGCACTCTGGTTGCGGTCATGCGCAAGCTCGCGCGGCAGGAGCGGACGCTCGTCTCGATCCTCCTCGATACCCTCCTGCGCTCGAAACTGAAGGACCTTGCGGCCTTCGCTGCCGGTACCGACGCCGCCGCCTTCATTTCCACTGAAGGAGAGCGAACCTCGGCCGGCATCCAGGCCGAGCTGGCTTCGGTGCTGCGCAGCTTCTCCTACCTCGACGATACTGCCGATGGCCTCTCGATCCGCGATTGGGTGGCGAACGAGAAGGACGACAGCTGGCTCTTCATCAGCGTGAAGGCAGATCAGCTGCCATCGCTGCGTCCCCTGATCACGGTGTGGCTGGATATCGCTATCAGTGCGATCATGAGCTTGGCGCCAGATCGCAATCGCCGGCTCTATTGCGTCATCGACGAGCTTCCCTCGCTGCACAAGCTACCCTCGCTCTCGGATTTCCTGGCCCGCGCACGGAAGTACGGCGGCTGCGGGGTGCTGGGGTACCAGAGCTACCCGCAGCTGGAGGCGACCTATGGCATTCAGGACGCAGCTGCGATTACCGGGTACTGCTCGACCTGGGTCGCGCTGAGGGCGAACGACACGCCGACCGCCAAGCATGTCAGCGAGAACCTCGGGCAGGTAGAGCAGGTCGAAGCCAACGAGGGCATGTCCTACGGCGTCAACGACATGCGCGACGGCGTGAACCTGTCGCGGATGCAGGTCACCCGGCCATTGGTCATGCATACCGAAGTGACGAACCTGCCCAACTTGGTGGGGTATCTGCGCTTCGGGCGAGATCTTCCGGTGGTGCGCTTCGAGGACAGCTTCCACAAAGTTCCGTCAGTCGCCTTTGCCTTCGAGGAAAAGCTCGACCCGCCGTTGCGGCTGGCGGTTCAAGAGGAGCCTTTGGCTCCCGACCTTGTGGCTCCTGAAGTGCCGTTACCTCCGAAACGCGGCTCAGCAAAACGTCGCCAGAGTTCGACTGTCGATGCCGCCGCCTCACCGATGTTGCCCCTTGATGTGGTCGCGGCGCCTCAATCCGAGCAGCCCTCCCAAGGTGGCAACCGGGAAGCGGAGCCCGCTCCGGCGGAGAGCGCTACACAGGCCCTCATCCTTCTCGGCAAGCCGGCAGACTTCCGTCTTCATCAGCACGGTCGGCGCACCGGCACGCGTGATGCTGCGAGGCCGGCATGA